In Coffea arabica cultivar ET-39 chromosome 9e, Coffea Arabica ET-39 HiFi, whole genome shotgun sequence, the genomic window ATCCGCGAATAGTAGACCACCCAATAAAATCAATAGGTACATGCGAGCATACTGTCGTACCAGTTCATCAGGAGCATCAGGCGGTACTGGCGTAGTCAACTGTCTGTACATAGAAGACATCTTCAGGCGGCCACCTTTTAGCATCGCATCTTCCGGCCAAAAGCCTAAAACCTCGTTCACTAGATGTTTGCGCTCTTGTACAGTTCGCCTAACGTGATGCAGTGTAACTGGACGCCCGTCCACGCGTAGACCCCAGAGCACTTCTACATCTTGCAAAGTTATCGTCGACTCGCCCATAACTGGAAGATGGAAGGTATGCGTCTCCTGTCTCCAGCGCTCGACGAGAGCTGTGATGAGTCCATGGTCTACAGTAAGATATCCAGCCACTCGGACACCACGAAATCCTGCTTGATCTATATAGTGCGCCACTCATGGATCCAAATTACGTAGGGGCTGAAAGAATTTTTTGTCACATCTTCTAACATCAAGGTCTGCACCTACGCCATTGAAAACTGCGCCGGACCTATGCTCGGATTGTAGATACAGAACACTGTCATCAATTGGTCCCTGTTGTGCGGCGGCGTTGGGTATGATACGCCAACTCTCCATTAACCTGCACGAACAAATGAGAGTAAAACAACATTCATATATTTACatgtatttatgtatatttatgtgtatataattttataaatatatttacttcatttgcaaaaaattaataaaatatctaCATCTAATAAAATAAGCCACAATATAAACGCGTAAATTTAGCATTATATAGTTAACAAAGCATAGGCACATGTACATGTCTTTTCAAAAGGGAACGGACAACAACATTTGATACAGTggttatttataaaaataaccACTAAATGGACAATTAGGAGCAGTGTGCCCGGGTTGTAAGCAATTAGTACAGCGACGCGGTGCATCAGGGCATTTTCGATCCATTTCATTCCTTATTCTACTGGTCTTCAATGGTCCAGGTGCTTTTTGCTTCAAACGATCAGTTAGGAGGCTTAGTTTCAACTCTGCTACAGGCCAATATTTCGGGTCTCTTAACGGGTTGAAAGGACTCTCATATGTGGCTTGATAAGCCTCAAATGTGTACTCCGGCCCGACAAGTGACATCGGATTAAGACCTGACCTAAAATATGCTGCAATCGCATGCGAACATGGAAATCTGAGTTCTCTCCATTTTCCACATGTACACGTGCGATTTCCAATGTCAACGGTTTGAGCATGACCACCTATATGAGCTTGGCGATATGCAGTGGTTATGCAGTAAATTCCCCGCCTATGATCGAACACCTGCACCGAGTGCGCCCTACCCTTTTGCTCATTTGCAACATATTTTTCCCAGCCATACAGTGGCAAGTGATACACCTGATCCCAGGCCATCTTGTGATTTTTCACAAACAAATCCACTGTTTGGTTGAAGGTGTATCGGATCAAGGCAGTGATTGGAAGGAAGCGACTTTCTCGCAGCAAGTTATTGAAGCACTCCGCCATGTTTGTTGTTGCATGACCCCAACGATACCCTCCATCCTTACATAAGGCCCACTGCTCCGGTCTAACGGATCCACCAGTTAGCCAGGCATATGCCTCGGGTGAAATACTAAAGATGACACTCATATAATCCTCGTATTTGCGAGTCTGATTTGCCTTTCCGGCACCCCACATGAGACTCTTTAACCTACAAATACAATTTCCCGCATTAATTAATAATCAGATCAAACTATCCATATGTAGGTCATAAAATTACCTTTCATTGCTAAATCTTGTACTAGCCATATGTAGGTCTGAAAAAATACCTTTCATTCCTAAATTTCTGAGTGAAATTACTGCGAATGTGAACCAAGCAGAATCGATGGACCCCCAACGGCTCTTTCCACTCCTCTAGACACCGCATGGCGTGGATAATCCCGTGGTGTCGGTCTGAAATTACGCATACATTTTGTACATCTCGACATACGTGAATGCGCAACAATCTCATGAACCAACTCCAACTTCGATTGTTCTCCTCATCAACAAGTGCAAATGCTAGAGGGAATAAATGGTTACAGGCATCAAACCCAATCGCCACTAGCAATTTCCCTCGATATGGCCCCTTTAAGAATGTTCCGTCCACACAAATGACCGGTTTCAGGTGACGGAATGCTTGGATAGCAGGAGCAAATGCCCAAAATATATAGTCAAAAATCGTCTGCGATACTGTACTCAATGGATGATGGTCCCAAACTACAACCGTCCCAGGATTGGACAATTGTAGTTCATCTACGTATGTTGGGAGTTGTGAAATAGATGTCGGCCAATCACCATAAACAATGTCAATGGCCCGACGTCTGGCGTACCAAGCCTTTTTGTACGTCACATCGACGTGAAACTCCTTTTTCACAGAAGTCTGAATTTCCTTCACTTTGTACAGCGGACCATTCAAAATGTGGGGAATAATATGTTGGGCAATTAGATCGGCACTCAACCCCCGATGGTCATTGGTATTGCACACACGGACACATGTATGCCCAGGTGTAAGTGACACGATCATCCACATTTTGTGAGAGGCACGGAGAGTTGCACGAAGTTGCCAATTGCACGGAGGTGTGGAGTTTCGGGCTCTACAACGCACAAACCAAGTTGTAGGTGTGCTAGCCCGAACTTTGAACTCTCTGTTCTCCTTTATGGACCACAATTTAACTGCTCGCTTTATATGTTCTTTCGTCTCGAACAGTTGGCCCAACTCCAATTCTTTCGTGCGCTCACTCCAGAACTTTAGCTTTTCGGCCTCTCTAGTATCGAGCGGGTCGAATTGCAGTATAGCATCAACTCCTGCTTCATATCGCAAACTGGGACCTTCACTTCCGAGAAAAGGTTCAGCAAATGTCGTCTGATCCCGTGCTTGGATAGAATGAACCGGATAAACATCATCTTGGTCGTCGTCACTACCAGAATTGTCATCATCCGGCTCTGGCTCGGAACCAATTTCGACATCAACTAAATCAATGTCGGTATACGGAAGAGGGTCTAACATTGAGGAAGTCAGGATATCCGCAGCATGAGCCATAATTGTTGACTTATGCATACTTGGCCGACTACTGGTGGTTGGACGGTCAATTTCTCTGCAGCGCATATTGCCTTTTCGGCGTCCTGTTCGGGACGGGAGATCATCGACCGCCTCTACTTGAGTAAGCTGACTATGGTGGAGATTTGTAGGGTCGAATAAATGGTAAGGTGGTTCGGCCTGAATCCCACTTCCAATTTCAAATGTTTGACTATCATGGCCACAATAATTCGAAATCTCCTCAACTTCAACATAAATTTCAGTGGGTTGTCGACTACCAGATTTTAGGTAGTACATACCAGCCACTCCATTATCATCAACCAAAGGCATCGCACCAAAAATACCAGGTTGGGGGCAATTTCGAAATATCAAATTTATCCTTTGCCTATTTCGATCTAAACCCATGATATTGTATACTCTGTCTAATAATTCATCGTATCCCACCATTTCTGTCAAGAAGAGAACTTTTTTGGGCATAGGTGGATCGTAAAAAATTGAGCCTGCAGCGTATATAATTTTTCCTCCCCAATATAGTTGTAGTACCATACAGTTATCGCTCGACATATTAAGCCTAATTTACACATAAGTAACAAGGTGTTATAAACTTTTTAATGAACATATATATTTACATGCTTGGTTATCgtaaaatatttaaatataattACCAAATATAACTGGTAATTATTATCACAAGAAACGAGTAAATTAATTATATCTTTATTCATTTATGTATAATCTTAAAAAAATAGTCGCTGATAAGTCATGATTTGttgttaaatttataattattcttcCCTTGATTTCAGCCAAATATTGCGTTAATTGATGgattatacttatatttggttaatggtgtTAAATTgtaggaaaaagagaaaaacgtgACAAAAAGGGGCAATCTTCCAATTAATCTGATAGTGGCACGTTCGGGATCAATTTCCAAGTTCGATTCAAACTCTGGGCAGCTGTAGAGGAAGATTTGGAAGACTTGAATTCTAATTATTAGTCTTATGGTTGAATTAGGAAACTTGAAATACtttcttttgtggtttattttgcTATTTAGGAAACTAGTTCTATTTGGTGGTAGATTTCCATTAGGAAACTAAGGAAAAAGCCACGGTTGTTGACCTTGGAAAGTGGGGACCATTGCAATTGTCTCCCAATAttgctttgaccgaaattgaaGGGAGAAAAGGCTACAAAAGGCCAGCCGACTTTGAAGAGGAGAAAAAGGCCGGATCCCGCGGGATTACTACGGAGCTAGGGATCTCACGTGATTATGACTTGGCCAGGGaataagaaaaaagagaaggcaGCCGCTTGGCTCTGGGCCGCAGAGTAGTTCCTCTATTGTAAAACATTGACGCAATTTCCTTCAATGGAATTGCGTGAGTTACTCTCAATGGAGAACTAACCTCCTAATTCTAGTCAAGAGGGCAACTGACGAATTGGTTCATcgattactgtgagatctaagcCGTTGTTAATTATTTTCTCcgtttattggtatttatatacTCCCTGCTCTTGATTGTTATAGTTcttatgtatgattgattagtgcgcaataattaattattcatagagactattttgctaaataggggtaattgaatccgtaattgttcgttacctCTATCCCAGTAGCAGCTGgtataattgggtttatgtcaggggaatatatgatctagcttaaataaaccctcatagcgtgtttattggttaggattgggcctttctaattattaatgcaatctggaaattaaatcctacggtcgtacctagggttgttttttggttagagaaatagctaacggtcgtaccttagctatcgataaattaaggaagggttggttgtttagcgcgtgcgagacaactataaccaatctattagtaaatgttggaattacctctgaatcaatgatcagttgcatgaaccatttctgaagtacaccattggctagagtttctcttagttatttcttttaataaactattttctgcatttaatttgttCAGTTGGCATTTGATACCAAATCCCCCCCAttaatcttgatttgaaaagaaacaaatatctctccagtccctgaggagacgaccctgcttaccactgtctactagttaggaAATTCAGTTAAATAGttaattcaggtatatcggattaagcaaactcttcgggaacagggtgaatcaagtaacccattgcacacctagagtccctgctccagtactcgaattgattactgactgtttcaggtggtagttaggttttatttattattattgcacaggttcggcacctgtcaatttttggcgccgttgccggggactggtgtcagattaatttgtttcttttttgagttcatcttgtttttatttgtatttatttatttttctcttatttttttttattatatagtttatggcttctaacactccgtattttggtgatatactGGATTTTGTTTTCGGGGAAGGCAATGAGATTGATTGTTTTTCTAAGTTTGCATATTTAGAGGCAATAAACTCTATTAAaaaaagaatggctgctgcaacctgtgaaatttgttatgccagggatcattcaaccggtatgtgccccgaatatcaagataatctgagtgtcccattcaataattatggagattcttcaccctggtctcaaacgtggtataaccctaatccaaacgggtatgatcaaggatggtgggataactccagttatgattatacaacagggccaatgaattttcagcagtatgagtctcaagaatcatcatctatgtcaggtatgtctcttgaagagatagttgaattaatagctactaacacatatcaaattcaacaggagacacaagtGAGCAGGCGTAACCTAGCAGATCAAATGGATCAATTGACATTTAGGATAACGTCATTGGCTTCTCGAATgagtgaagaattgccctcacaaactattatcgaccatgagaaatatgagagtgcaattatcttgACGAATGACATGGtactgcaagagtctcaagaagaagaatctaaagatgcagttgaaaagaaagttgaagcACAAGAATTGAGACCCCAACatcaaatggttcaagtgaatgaatccagtgaacaatctccaaatgcggtgacatctcctccattccttgatcaatactttcctgactcttattctttaattcctgttagtgagattgattttattataccagacgattttgaatttcatgccaGGAATAAATTGAGAGCCatgatggcaaaatatctcgaaccaataagtgctcttgatggaggagtgagtgaagaTTTAAGATCatcacttgtttgtttggtgccatttactagtccatggaagcccgtagctcgtgtgcccaagaattactctatttacgagggctatcaggattacatagaagatgaagcactgaaacgagccacaagattttatcctccatgaatacACATGaaaatgtctagccaaagacattaaagaaaggcgctacttgggaggcaacccaagactatttgttttagttttcatgcatttttgaagttttagttaagtgttagtgtcaaTTAATGGTTTGATGTTTGGTGGCAGGGAATTagcagttaggcgtgcccacgccaggtggtcacacCTGAAGAAAAGGAATTTTCGCTCAGGTTCTGCGAACTCCATAGcggttaggcgtgcccacgccagatggTCACGCCTGACGGAGGAAATTTTCGATCAGGTTCTGCGGACTCTATggtagttagacgtgcccacgccagatggTCACGCCTGACGGAGGAAATTTTCGATCAGGTTCTGCGGACTCTATAGCAGTTGAGcatgcccacgccaggtggtcacgttcaagcaaaaaaaaaaaaaaaaaaaaaaaaaaaaaaagggccgaAAAGACGAAATTGCccttattcaaaaaaaaaaaaaacttccgtAGCCCTACTccttcttttcttcccttttctttctttcttcttccttttctttctttttctccttcttcttcttccttttgtcTTGCTGTCTGCCGCCGCCCCACACCAGAGCCAAGGACTGCCGCCGCCCATCGCGCCGCTGCCCGCCGCGACCGCGCCCCCAGCAACCAGCCGCGCGAGATCCTCTCCCGCACGCCGCGCCTCCAAGCAATCTGACAGATCGCGCACTAGCAGCCAGCAGCAGCTGGCGTGCGACTCCAGCTCACCTCCAGGCGGCGCTCGCACCGGCCGCACGCTTCACCCAGCCAACCAGGCGCGCAGCAGCGCGCCTTCCTTCTCTGCGCCCAAGCCCAGCAGCCCGCGCGCCTGCACCTGTTCGCCAGCTCTAGCCCCAACTCTCAAGCAGCCCAGCCTCGCCAGCAGCCACCATCCCCAGGGCGTGTGGCCGTCACGCGCCTTCCTTCACTCCAATGCCCGCCCCTGCTCTCTTCACTGTCATCCACTGCCTACTCCATACCTCCGGTgaattctttctttatttttccgtCACTAGGTAGCTGAGGCCAGATTACTAGTTCTTTATTAGCTGATGCCAGAATTTTACTTTCTTAGCTGAGgccaaatttttgatttgctAGCTGAGGACAGAAAATTTGTGCTTGTTTGGGTGCTGTGACGTATCTGTGGATGGATTGTTGATTATTTGGTTAACGTTGTGCCCAACCAGTGATATTTGGGGAAAGTTTTTACTCTAGTTGCctgtttaattagtttttgggGAAATTTTGCTATGTTATctaattaattgatttttggGTTGAATTGGTAgtatttgggaaaaattttgTCGTTCACAGGTTTAATTAGTTTGTGGGGTGAGTTTATTATCCGTTTCTGCACTTGTTTGTGATTGGGAGCTGTGACTAGGGATCATTTGCCTTGTTGGTTATTTGTTGACATATTTTGAGCACCATTACTTTGCCTTTGTCTTGTCTACTGATATCCAATGACCAAACCCAAGAACAAAGGCAAGAGCAAACCTTCCATCTCTACCCCACAGCCCACAGTCCCTTTGAGTGGATCTGCCCCCTCGAATGGACCGGGAGGACCCCGGGCTGTCCTCTGCGGCACCTCCACCGTCTTCCTCCGCCAATAGCCAGTTTGCAGCCCTTCGGCTCCAGATGCAGCACATGGACACTCGTATGGAGCGGATGGAGCATCAAATGGGCGGGATGGCCCAGAATTTAGCACAGTATCTCCATCACGTGGATTTCCGCCCGCCTTTCCCTCCACAACCGTAGTTCAGTTCTGCCCTCCTCCGTTTTCAGGGAAGTGTCGTTGCCCCAATATCTCTGTTTTACTCTTTCTTTgcttacattgagggcaatgtaaggtttaggtgtgggggggtaGTATATTGgcattttattgaaaaagtgcaagtgtaggcatttttgttggaattttttgtttgactttgtcgaattttgtccaatttttgcctatctttgtgcttatttgtgattattcctgataaacgatggttagatgtctcaaatttttctattGCTAAGATTTTACACTTTAAGGTGTCGAGTAAGACATGATTGAGTTTAGggtatctctttggtgaatatttgagattttgtgacttttgcactttttggttaacttttctaagtattgtaaatatttgtctagcattttttgtgcaaattggttcagctattaatcttagttctccatgtttaagaAATGAAGCGGGTTTGTGtggtatttaattttatttttggtgcttatttatgaatagtaTTAGGCTATACTCCACTAGTATCGTTGCCTAGTAACCGGAagtcttcaccacaagtgtcgactttcgcgtcaaaaagcGACGATAGCTATGAGTATGTGGTTTTTAAGCGATGatggctgagtaaccgggctccttcatttgGCCAATGTCGGAGTTCGCATCAAAATGCTTGAATGGCTAAAAACTAAGCATTCCtcctgaagaaaaaaaaaaatcaaataagtggGGATAttctagaaaagaaaaaatatatgctaaaagtgaaaaatgtggAAGTATTTGAATGAAGTGTTAGCCCGCTGATtcatgaattttaatgttgagattttgcttaatagtcgaaccatttgcttatggatgctggttgaatattttatattcttagattagttagtcatAAATTGAAAGAGCCCTTGATCTTGAAAGCTAATTGGAGAGATATTTCTTGCAAATTGCCACTAATACTTGACATGtattttaattgtattttgGCAATAGACGATTTGAGCAACAACCATTGTTTGAATTCGATTGCTTGatttgttgttctcatgcttgaggacaagcatagttcaggtgtgggggaaattgataaGTCATGATTTGttgttaaatttataattattcttcCCTTGATTTCAGCCAAATATTGCGTTAATTGATGgattatacttatatttggttaatggtgtTAAATTgtaggaaaaagagaaaaacgtgACAAAAAGGGGCAATCTTCCAATTAATCTGATAGTGGCACGTTCGGGATCAATTTCCAAGTTCGATTCAAACTCTGGGCAGCTGTAGAGGAAGATTTGGAAGACTTGAATTCTAATTATTAGTCTTATGGTTGAATTAGGAAACTTGAAATACtttcttttgtggtttattttgcTATTTAGGAAACTAGTTCTATTTGGTGGTAGATTTCCATTAGGAAACTAAGGAAAAAGCCACGGTTGTTGACCTTGGAAAGTGGGGACCATTGCAATTGTCTCCCAATAttgctttgaccgaaattgaaGGGAGAAAAGGCTACAAAAGGCCAGCCGACTTTGAAGAGGAGAAAAAGGCCGGATCCCGCGGGATTACTACGGAGCTAGGGATCTCACGTGATTATGACTTGGCCAGGGaataagaaaaaagagaaggcaGCCGCTTGGCTCTGGGCCGCAGAGTAGTTCCTCTATTGTAAAACATTGACGCAATTTCCTTCAATGGAATTGCGTGAGTTACTCTCAATGGAGAACTAACCTCCTAATTCTAGTCAAGAGGGCAACTGACGAATTGGTTCATcgattactgtgagatctaagcCGTTGTTAATTATTTTCTCcgtttattggtatttatatacTCCCTGCTCTTGATTGTTATAGTTcttatgtatgattgattagtgcgcaataattaattattcatagagactattttgctaaataggggtaattgaatccgtaattgttcgttacctCTATCCCAGTAGCAGCTGgtataattgggtttatgtcaggggaatatatgatctagcttaaataaaccctcatagcgtgtttattggttaggattgggcctttctaattattaatgcaatctggaaattaaatcctacggtcgtacctagggttgttttttggttagagaaatagctaacggtcgtaccttagctatcgataaattaaggaagggttggttgtttagcgcgtgcgagacaactataaccaatctattagtaaatgttggaattacctctgaatcaatgatcagttgcatgaaccatttctgaagtacaccattggctagagtttctcttagttatttcttttaataaactattttctgcatttaatttgttCAG contains:
- the LOC140014851 gene encoding uncharacterized protein, with the protein product MSSDNCMVLQLYWGGKIIYAAGSIFYDPPMPKKVLFLTEMVGYDELLDRVYNIMGLDRNRQRINLIFRNCPQPGIFGAMPLVDDNGVAGMYYLKSGSRQPTEIYVEVEEISNYCGHDSQTFEIGSGIQAEPPYHLFDPTNLHHSQLTQVEAVDDLPSRTGRRKGNMRCREIDRPTTSSRPSMHKSTIMAHAADILTSSMLDPLPYTDIDLVDVEIGSEPEPDDDNSGSDDDQDDVYPVHSIQARDQTTFAEPFLGSEGPSLRYEAGVDAILQFDPLDTREAEKLKFWSERTKELELGQLFETKEHIKRAVKLWSIKENREFKVRASTPTTWFVRCRARNSTPPCNWQLRATLRASHKMWMIVSLTPGHTCVRVCNTNDHRGLSADLIAQHIIPHILNGPLYKVKEIQTSVKKEFHVDVTYKKAWYARRRAIDIVYGDWPTSISQLPTYVDELQLSNPGTVVVWDHHPLSTVSQTIFDYIFWAFAPAIQAFRHLKPVICVDGTFLKGPYRGKLLVAIGFDACNHLFPLAFALVDEENNRSWSWFMRLLRIHVCRDVQNVCVISDRHHGIIHAMRCLEEWKEPLGVHRFCLVHIRSNFTQKFRNERLKSLMWGAGKANQTRKYEDYMSVIFSISPEAYAWLTGGSVRPEQWALCKDGGYRWGHATTNMAECFNNLLRESRFLPITALIRYTFNQTVDLFVKNHKMAWDQVYHLPLYGWEKYVANEQKGRAHSVQVFDHRRGIYCITTAYRQAHIGGHAQTVDIGNRTCTCGKWRELRFPCSHAIAAYFRSGLNPMSLVGPEYTFEAYQATYESPFNPLRDPKYWPVAELKLSLLTDRLKQKAPGPLKTSRIRNEMDRKCPDAPRRCTNCLQPGHTAPNCPFSGYFYK